The nucleotide window CTGTAAATGACTTTATGCATCCCGATCGGGTGGTTGTTGGTGTCGAGTCTGAAAAAGCAAAAAAATTACTTTCGAAATTATATAAACCGTTCATGATAAATAATTTTCGTATTATTTTTATGGATGTGCCTTCAGCAGAAATGACGAAATATGCTGCTAATGCAATGTTGGCTACTCGTATAAGTTTTATGAATAATATTGCCAGCCTTTGTGAAGCCGTTGGGGCTGATATAAATATGGTGCGTGCCGGAATCGGTAGTGATACGAGAATCGGAAAAAGTTTTCTTTATGCCGGTTGCGGATATGGGGGATCGTGCTTTCCTAAAGATGTAAAAGCGTTGATAAAAACGGCGTCGGAACATCATGTCGATCTCGAGATTCTTAAAGCAGTGGAAAAAGTAAATGCCGAACAGAAGAAAATATTATTTAGAAAATTATCCGATTATTATCATGGAGATCTGGCTGGGAAAACTGTTGGTGTGTGGGGGCTTTCTTTTAAACCCGAAACCGATGATATGAGAGAGGCTCCGTCCCTTGTCCTCATTCATTCGTTATTACAGGCAGGATGCAAGGTAAAGGCTTATGATCCGATAGCGATGAACGAAGCTCATCGTATTTTAGGTAATCATGAAGCGATTGTTTTTACTGATGATATGTATGATGCGGTTCTCGATTCCGATGCATTGTTGTTGGTAACCGAATGGAAACAATTCCGTTTGCCTTCCTGGTCGGTTATGAAGAAATTAATGAGAACTCCTTATATTCTCGATGGACGTAATATTTATGATGCCGACGAATTGACGCAGATGGGTTTTGTGTATGAATGTATTGGACGTGCTTATAACCGATGAATGATTTGATAGCCCAGGCATACACATTGCTTAAAAAGTATTTTGGGTACGATACTTTCAGGCTATTGCAACTCGATGTAATAAAAGCTATATTACAAGGAAAAGATTGTCTGGTACTTATGCCTACTGGTGGCGGTAAGTCTGTTTGTTTTCAGATACCGGCATTGGTGAAAGACGGAACAGCGATAGTTGTTTCTCCTTTACTGTCTTTGATGAAAGATCAGGTGGACGCATTAGTTTCGAATGGAATTCCTGCAGCAGCTCTTAATAGTTCGCAGAGTGAAGGAGAAAATCTGAATATAAAAACTCAGGCTCGTAGCGGGAAATTACGCCTTTTGTATATTTCTCCAGAACGTTTATTGCTTGAGTTGGATACTCTTATTTCATTTCTTGATGTTTCGTTGATTGCTATCGATGAAGCGCATTGTATTTCGCAATGGGGGCATGATTTCCGGCCTGAGTATAACCGCCTTTCTGTTTTGAAAGATAAATTCCCTCAAATACCGGTGGTTGCTCTTACTGCGACAGCTGATAAGCTTACTCGCAGCGATATTGTTACACAATTGAATTTACATGATCCCGAAATTTTTATTTCATCGTTCGACAGACCTAATCTTAGTCTGAATGTAATTGCCGGATTCAATAAGAAACAAAAGCTTACGGCAATATACCGCTTTATCGAGAAACATCGGGGGCAGAGTGGTATAATTTATTGTCTTAGCCGTAAAAATGCCGAGATGATTTCGTCCGAGTTGAACGGGTATGGCATACGTTCTTCGGTTTATCATGCTGGTTTATCGAATCGGGAAAGAGAAAAAGCCCAGTATGATTTTCTTACCGATAACGTGCAGGTAGTATGTGCAACGATTGCTTTCGGGATGGGAATAGATAAATCGAATGTGCGTTGGGTAATACATTATAATTTGCCTAAAAGTATCGAATGTTATTATCAGGAGATCGGAAGGGCCGGTCGTGACGGTTTGCCGGGAGATACATTGCTATTTTATACGTTGGGAGACATGGTCATGTTATCGAAGTTTGCCGGAGATAGTGGCCAGAAAGGGCTGAATATGGAAAAATTGAGGCGTATGCAAGAATATGCAGAATCTCCTGTTTGCCGTCGCCGTATATTACTGAATTATTTTGGGGAAGTCAGAGAACATGATTGTGGAAATTGTGATATATGTAAAAATCCGCCTCAGCGTTTCGATGCTTCCGTATTGGTACAAAAGGCATTGAGCGCATGTATACGTACCGATGAATCCATATCGATGCAAACATTGATCGATATATTGCGCGGATCTCACCGCAATGAAATAATTGAAAATGGATATGATCGTATAAAAACTTTCGGAGTTGGTTCCGATCTTTCTTTTTACCAGTGGCAGGGTTATTTGTTGCAGATGATGCAACTCGGATATTTCGAATTGCTTTATAACGAAGGTAACCGGTTAAAAGTAACTTCTACCGGATGGAAAGTGCTGCGGGGGGAATTATCGGCAATGCTCACGTTCGTAAAAAATGATATTCCGGTTAAAGGGAATAATGTTAAGAAAACAGCCGCTGTCGATCCGAAAGCAGAATTGAGCGAGGAAGAGCGACTGTTCGAATCGTTGCGCTTGCTTCGTGCCCGTATTGCGGCAGAGGAGGAGAAACCGGCTTATATTATATTTACCGATAAGGTTTTACAGGAAATGGTTACCTGTAAACCGGTGACTTTATATGATTTTGCAAAGATCAACGGGGTGGGTTTGGCCAAAGTGAGTAAATACGGGAAAATATTTGTAGATCTGATACGAAAAGAACTAAAAGTAAAAAAATCTCCCGGTGATTCGTATACCGAAACACTATTACTACTGATGCAGGATATGGGTATAGATGAGATTTGTCGTCTCCGGGGGCTGAAACCGGTTACTGTATATAGCCATATTTCTCAATTGATAAGGGAGCGAAAATATAACGATTGGTCACGATTTATTTCAGTTTATGAAATTGAAGCTGTAGCGAAAGTAACTGCTGCTGGAGGAAATATGGAAAATCCCGAACTAAAACCTATTTTTGAAGCTCTCGGTGAAAAGATCAATTATGGAAAGATACGTTTGGCTCTGGCTGTTTTATCTTTGAATAGGTAAAAATCTATTCATTTGCCATGCTTCTGAAAGATCGGAATAGTTTTTCGAGATCACGGGAATACAGTGAAATGTTTATCTGATCTCCTGGTTTTAAAATCGTATCGTTTGTCGATATAGACTTTTGGTTTCGTATAATTTTCTCAATATGACATCCTTCAGGAAATATAATTTCGGTTATTCTTTTACCCTCCATATAAGAGTCGGTGTTGATTTCAAAAGGGATAGTCAGTCTGGCTTTTGACCGGGAAAGGTCTTTCGGTAATAATTTTTGGTATAGCTGATCGTAGATGGCTTTTACCCCTGCTATATCGCTGATGAAGTAGGTTAGACCTACGACAATGGTCATGGGAACGAGTAGTTCGAATTTATGGGTCATTTCCAGTAAAAGGATGATTCCGGTAATTGGAGAACGTACAACGGCAGCGAAAGCCGCAGCCATACCTATGGCCATAAAGAACCCGAAATGTTCCGGAGACATCCATCCCATATCCACCAGAATCAAACTGAACATTTTTCCGGTAAGACCTCCGATCACAAGCAGGGGAAGAAAAATACCTCCGGGAAATCCGGTTGCATAACATATGGTCGTAAATAAAAGTTTTATTGCTATAATTCCACAGAGAAATAATATGCCTGTGTAGACAGTCGTGCCGGCTTGGTGAATGAGAAATTGTTCTCCACCGGCGATCAAGTCGATGAAAAAATATCCGAGGATATAGGTCATGATAATGACCGAAAGTATTTTTAAATACACGGGTATTGTTATTTCCTGGTATTTTTTCTGAAAATATAAAAGAAAAAAATTGAATCCTTTACCTACTATAGTTAAGACTACCGAGAAAGCGATAAAAGAGAGAATAAGTGCCGGTAAGCTTAATTCTGAAGGATAGGCTGCATCGATGGGGGCGTAAATATTTCCCGGAAATGCCCACTGAGCCATAGTCCCCGATATGATAGAAGCCAGCAAAGAGGTGATAATGATTTTAATTGAATCGAATTTTTCCATCTCTTCGACTACGAATATCGATGAGGCTAAAGGAGCTATAAATGCAGCAGAAAGGCCTGCACTTGCGCCTCCGGTATATAAATATCGTTGTTCGGAGATGGAAGCCCGACTCCATTTACCGATTAGTCGAGCGACAAAAGCACCCATTTGTACTGAAGGTCCTTCTCTTCCGAGAGAAAATCCCATTCCGATACCGGTTACACCGCCGATGAATTTCGATACGAGTTCTTTAAACGGATGGTTAAAATGAAAACGTCCGAATATCGCTCCTTCTACCTGGGGTATACCGCTGCCAGAGATGATTTTGAAATTTTTTACCAGAAAATAGATTCCTATTCCGGCAGCCCACATCGTAAGGATAATCAGTAAATGAAACCACCACGGTTCTCCATGGGAATATAAGATTTCACGCAGAGATGAGGCTTTTTCCAGTAAATAGCGATAGGGTACGGTAACGATTCCCGTACCGACTCCAACCAGGATACATAGTAAATATAATTTTATATTTTTCGATTCCACTTCGACTTTGTTTCAATCGATAACACGACAGGGTGAAATGATGTTCATTATGAGTGATTAATTGTTGTTTTTTCTGAGTGTTTTATAAGAAAGAATATGCCATGTGACACAGATTGCCGTGATTATTAAAAAAAAAGCGATATAAATATTGCCGATTAAGTAAATCGATAATGATATTGTCAGCCAAAGGGTGGATAGGGATATTATCTTGACTTTTATCGGTAGAGCTTTATATTCTCTGTAGTTACGTATACATTTCCCAAAAACAGGTATCTCCATAACTTTACGATAAAGTCTGGGTGAACTTTTAGTATATAAATAGGCTGTAAGGAGCCAAAACGGAGTCGTAGGAAGTACCGGAAGGAATAAGCCGATCATTCCTAATACCAGACATATCGAACCGACACTTATATATAGTATTTTACGGAGGAGACCGGTCTCCATGATAAATTTATTTGAAATATGATTTTTCTGTTAAAGTAAATCCTCTTAATAGGTCTTCTGTCGGCATTTTCTTTTTACCGGCTAATTGGAGTACTTTAGGCCTCAGAAAGCCATCGGAACAGGCTATATCGATATATTTCCGATTATCGGTTACGATTGTTCCCATTTTTAGATTATGGTTTTTTCTTATCGGTTCCGATTCGTATATTTTTACGAGATATGGATTTTCCTCAGAAAGATACAGTTCACTCCATGCTGCAGGATACGGAGACATTCCTCGTACCAGATTATGTATGCACTCGATAGGTTGAGACCAGTCGATACGACAAGTTTCTTTGAAAATTTTGGGTGCCGGTTTTAATATATCAGCAGGCAATATTTCTTCTTGCGCAATAGTATCGTAGTTTCCGGAGAGTATATAATCTACTGTTTTTGTGACCATTTGGGCTCCCATTATCATGAGCTTATCATGTACGGTTCCTGCATTGTCTTCGTCGAGAATAGGTATTCGTTGTTGAAGAATGATGCGACCGGTATCGATTTCGTGGGTCAGGAAAAAAGTGGTTGCTCCGGTCTCTTTTTCACCATTTATAACGGCCCAATTAATTGGGGCTGCTCCTCGGTATTGAGGCAATAATGATGCATGCAGATTGAATGTGCCCAAACGAGGCATATTCCAAACTATTTCCGGCAACATTCTAAAAGCTACGACAATTTGTAAATCGGCTTTCCAGTCTCGTAATTCGGTTATAAAATTTTCATCTTTGAGTTTTTCAGGTTGAAGTAGAGGTAATCCCTGAGACAATGCGTATTCTTTTACAGGAGAGAATTGTATTTTGTGTCCTCTACCGGCTGGTTTATCGGGCATTGTGATAACACCTACAACATTATATCCTCCTTCCACAAGATGTTTTAGGCTCTCGACAGCAAAATCGGGAGTTCCCATATATACGATCCGTAGATTTTTTTTATCAATTGGTTGAGCCATATCCTAATTTTTAGTCTTGAGAAAAGTGTACTAATACACGACGGTATGAATTAAATATTTTCGATTTCGAAACAAATCCTACATATTTGCCGTCTTCTTCAACAACGGGTAGATTCCAGGCGTTGGTATCGTCAAATATTTTCATTACTTTTTCCATGGGCATTCCCACAACGATTTTGGCCGGCGGGCTTACCATAAAACGACGCACATAAAACCGGTTGTATAATTCTGGACGGAACATGATATTGCGAATGTCATCTAATAATACAATCCCTAATAGTATATTGTTCGAGTCGATTACAGGGAAAATATTTCGATGTGCGTTGGAAATGATTTTTACCATATCTCCAAGATTCATATCGGGACGTACAGATAGAAAATCTTTTTCGATAACACTATCCATTTTCAGAAGTGTAAGCACGGCTTTATCTTTATGATGAGTAAGGAGTTCTCCCTTTTTGGCCAAACGCATCGTATAGATACTGTACGGTTCAAATATTTTTATTGTACCGAATGCTACGGTAGAGGTAATCATAAGGGGTAAAAACAAACTGAATCCTCCTGTTAGTTCAGCCGTAAGGAAGATTCCCATCAAAGGGGCGTGCATAACTCCCGACATTACTCCGGCCATACCCATAAGGGCAAAATTCTTTTCGGAAAGAGGAATTGAATATCCGAAATGGTTAAGTGTAAATGCAAATAAAAATCCTGACATACACCCCAGATAAAGACTGGGAGCGAATGTTCCGCCGACTCCACCCCCGCCATTGGTTGCAGCTGTTGCGAATACTTTAAGGAGAACGATGAGTCCGAGATTCAGAAAAAGTATCCAGAAATTATCCTTTAAAGGATAAAAAATACTCCCATCGGTAATGCTTTGTACGTTCCCCCCCAGAAGTTTTATGATAGAATCATAACCTTCACCGTAAAGGGGAGGTAAAAGAAAGATCGTGAGACTTAAAATAACTGCTCCGAAACCAAATTTGAGCCAAGGTTTACTGAGTTTTCTAAAAATATCTTCGAGCCAATTGATAATACGCGTAAAATAGAGGGAGATAAATCCGCAGAATATACCGAGTAATATGACATAAGGTATTCTTTCAGCTATGAAAGGTTCGGTTTGTACAAAACTGAATTGTGCGGTAGGTCCCATAAAAATATAGGTTACAACAGCTGCCGTCGTTGATGAAATCAGTAAAGGCATTACTGATGTCGTAGTAAGGTCTATCATCAGTACCTCGAGTGTAAACAGTAATCCCGCAATCGGAGCTTTAAATATTCCTGCAATACCGGCAGCAGCACCACAGCCGACCATGAGCATTAGTACCCGTTGGTCGAGTCTGAATAGCCGCCCGATATTCGAACCTATTGCCGCTCCCGTATATACGACAGGCGCTTCTGCTCCAACCGATCCCCCGAAACCGATCGTAATCGAACTGGCTACAACCGAAGTGTACATATTGTGAGGTTTTAACCGGCTTTTACGTTGTGAAATTGCGTATAGGATGCGGGTTACACCATGACTTATATCGTCTTTTACAACATAACGTACATACATTCCCGAGAGTAAAATTCCTATTATGGGATATACCAGATATAAGTAGTTGGCGCCATCGATAGTGAAATGTTCGGTTAACAGGTTTTGTATAAAATGTATCAGGTATTTTAGTATTAATGCGGCGAACGCTGCGAACATACCTACGAGAAAACTAAGAATAAGAATAAAATTCTTTTCTTTGATATTTTTTTCTCTCCAGATCAGTATTTTCAGGAACCAATCTTTTTCTTTTCCTATTTCTTCTTTTGCTTCTAAATTATCTATCATAAACCCTTGCCGGTAAAAACCGTTTTAATTGTGTAAATAATAATTTTCAGATCGACTAGTAGAGACATGTTTTCAAGGTAAAGAATTTCGTATTTCAGGCGTTTTATCATTTCATCTATATTACGGGCATACCCATATTTAACCATTCCCCAGGATGTAATTCCTGGTCTTATTTGATGAAGCAGGGAATAGTGAGGTGCTTTTTTGATGATTTGGTCTATATAATATTCTCGTTCGGGACGTGGCCCTACGATCGACATATCTCCTTTGAGTACGTTCCAAAATTGCGGTAATTCATCGAGCCTGTATTTTCTCATAATACGGCCGAAAGAAGTTATTCTCGTATCGTTTTCTTTGGATAAGGAAGGTCCGTTTTTTTCGGCATCATTTACCATTGTGCGGAATTTGTATAAAGTAAATTCCTTACGCCGGAAACCGATTCTTTTTTGCCGGTAAATGACCGG belongs to Coprobacter tertius and includes:
- a CDS encoding ClC family H(+)/Cl(-) exchange transporter; protein product: MESKNIKLYLLCILVGVGTGIVTVPYRYLLEKASSLREILYSHGEPWWFHLLIILTMWAAGIGIYFLVKNFKIISGSGIPQVEGAIFGRFHFNHPFKELVSKFIGGVTGIGMGFSLGREGPSVQMGAFVARLIGKWSRASISEQRYLYTGGASAGLSAAFIAPLASSIFVVEEMEKFDSIKIIITSLLASIISGTMAQWAFPGNIYAPIDAAYPSELSLPALILSFIAFSVVLTIVGKGFNFFLLYFQKKYQEITIPVYLKILSVIIMTYILGYFFIDLIAGGEQFLIHQAGTTVYTGILFLCGIIAIKLLFTTICYATGFPGGIFLPLLVIGGLTGKMFSLILVDMGWMSPEHFGFFMAIGMAAAFAAVVRSPITGIILLLEMTHKFELLVPMTIVVGLTYFISDIAGVKAIYDQLYQKLLPKDLSRSKARLTIPFEINTDSYMEGKRITEIIFPEGCHIEKIIRNQKSISTNDTILKPGDQINISLYSRDLEKLFRSFRSMANE
- a CDS encoding UDP-glucose dehydrogenase family protein translates to MKTAIVGTGYVGLVTGTCFAEMGLNVVCVDIDKNKIDKLKDGIIPIYEPGLEELVKKNYSDGRLSFTTDLASCINDVDIIFSAVGTPPDEDGSADLKYVLDVARTIGKNMTRYVLVVTKSTVPVGTAALVRSTIQKELDKRGLEIEFDVASNPEFLKEGNAVNDFMHPDRVVVGVESEKAKKLLSKLYKPFMINNFRIIFMDVPSAEMTKYAANAMLATRISFMNNIASLCEAVGADINMVRAGIGSDTRIGKSFLYAGCGYGGSCFPKDVKALIKTASEHHVDLEILKAVEKVNAEQKKILFRKLSDYYHGDLAGKTVGVWGLSFKPETDDMREAPSLVLIHSLLQAGCKVKAYDPIAMNEAHRILGNHEAIVFTDDMYDAVLDSDALLLVTEWKQFRLPSWSVMKKLMRTPYILDGRNIYDADELTQMGFVYECIGRAYNR
- a CDS encoding YbaN family protein, producing METGLLRKILYISVGSICLVLGMIGLFLPVLPTTPFWLLTAYLYTKSSPRLYRKVMEIPVFGKCIRNYREYKALPIKVKIISLSTLWLTISLSIYLIGNIYIAFFLIITAICVTWHILSYKTLRKNNN
- the fmt gene encoding methionyl-tRNA formyltransferase gives rise to the protein MAQPIDKKNLRIVYMGTPDFAVESLKHLVEGGYNVVGVITMPDKPAGRGHKIQFSPVKEYALSQGLPLLQPEKLKDENFITELRDWKADLQIVVAFRMLPEIVWNMPRLGTFNLHASLLPQYRGAAPINWAVINGEKETGATTFFLTHEIDTGRIILQQRIPILDEDNAGTVHDKLMIMGAQMVTKTVDYILSGNYDTIAQEEILPADILKPAPKIFKETCRIDWSQPIECIHNLVRGMSPYPAAWSELYLSEENPYLVKIYESEPIRKNHNLKMGTIVTDNRKYIDIACSDGFLRPKVLQLAGKKKMPTEDLLRGFTLTEKSYFK
- a CDS encoding helix-turn-helix domain-containing protein; the protein is MRKELKVKKSPGDSYTETLLLLMQDMGIDEICRLRGLKPVTVYSHISQLIRERKYNDWSRFISVYEIEAVAKVTAAGGNMENPELKPIFEALGEKINYGKIRLALAVLSLNR
- a CDS encoding chloride channel protein, coding for MIDNLEAKEEIGKEKDWFLKILIWREKNIKEKNFILILSFLVGMFAAFAALILKYLIHFIQNLLTEHFTIDGANYLYLVYPIIGILLSGMYVRYVVKDDISHGVTRILYAISQRKSRLKPHNMYTSVVASSITIGFGGSVGAEAPVVYTGAAIGSNIGRLFRLDQRVLMLMVGCGAAAGIAGIFKAPIAGLLFTLEVLMIDLTTTSVMPLLISSTTAAVVTYIFMGPTAQFSFVQTEPFIAERIPYVILLGIFCGFISLYFTRIINWLEDIFRKLSKPWLKFGFGAVILSLTIFLLPPLYGEGYDSIIKLLGGNVQSITDGSIFYPLKDNFWILFLNLGLIVLLKVFATAATNGGGGVGGTFAPSLYLGCMSGFLFAFTLNHFGYSIPLSEKNFALMGMAGVMSGVMHAPLMGIFLTAELTGGFSLFLPLMITSTVAFGTIKIFEPYSIYTMRLAKKGELLTHHKDKAVLTLLKMDSVIEKDFLSVRPDMNLGDMVKIISNAHRNIFPVIDSNNILLGIVLLDDIRNIMFRPELYNRFYVRRFMVSPPAKIVVGMPMEKVMKIFDDTNAWNLPVVEEDGKYVGFVSKSKIFNSYRRVLVHFSQD